Proteins encoded by one window of Pseudorca crassidens isolate mPseCra1 chromosome 3, mPseCra1.hap1, whole genome shotgun sequence:
- the LOC137220662 gene encoding large ribosomal subunit protein eL21-like, with protein sequence MTNTEGKRRGTRYMFSRPFRKHGVVPLATYMQIYKKGDIVDIKGMGAVPKGMPHKCYHGKTGRVYNVTQHAVGIIVNEQVKGKILAKRINVRIKHIKPSKSRDSFLKWVKENNQKKKEAKEKGIWVQLKRQPAPPREAHFVRTNGKEPELLEPIPYEFMV encoded by the coding sequence ATGACCAACacagagggaaagaggaggggcaCCCGCTACATGTTCTCTAGGCCTTTTAGAAAACATGGAGTTGTTCCTTTGGCCACATACATGCAAATCTACAAGAAAGGTGATATTGTAGATATCAAGGGAATGGGTGCTGTTCCAAAAGGAATGCCCCACAAATGTTACCATGGCAAAACTGGGAGAGTCTACAATGTTACCCAGCATGCTGTTGGCATCATTGTAAACGAACAAGTTAAGGGCAAGATTCTTGCCAAGAGAATTAATGTGCGTATCAAGCATATTAAGCCCTCTAAGAGCCGAGATAGCTTCCTGAAATGGGTgaaggaaaataatcagaaaaagaaggaagccaaaGAGAAAGGTATTTGGGTTCAACTGAAGCGCCAGCCTGCCCCACCCAGAGAAGCACACTTCGTAAGAACCAATGGAAAGGAGCCTGAACTGTTGGAGCCCATTCCCTATGAATTCATGGTATAA